Proteins from a single region of Rhipicephalus sanguineus isolate Rsan-2018 chromosome 5, BIME_Rsan_1.4, whole genome shotgun sequence:
- the LOC119393180 gene encoding BTB/POZ domain-containing protein 6 isoform X2, with protein MAAPRRPVPARSRCTQTEPTLCSCASYPPATGVVHPWHPARPTAPPLPDATDFLRLTEPPDVSLVVGPETGGTRTIRVHAAALRQSIVLQDLLGRCNDADSGRPTRTLRVVWADPDAFEKMIPFLYGRDVCLEDVSTALDVMRVAHAFAVAGLLSECLCYVGDHVDRETALSALTRLCEVSGGGPALDLQQNLLNETRARCLDVVDRNAERLLADAAFECLPRTVFALVLGRDSLWLRSEVSAAKGADRWAAAECRRRGDAAEPAQKRRALGDAAYLVRHFLLDRDQFRRAAPAMLDDSEAALVLEFMDGRIGEDRLTPALRTNLALRQRPSLPPLPLAAPDSEQSTTPATGQVRSQTLARSRKSTSAKVRKCAADVFWTFVSILD; from the exons ATGGCCGCCCCTCGGCGTCCCGTGCCCGCGAGGAGCCGCTGCACGCAGACCGAGCCCACGCTGTGCAGCTGCGCTTCCTACCCTCCGGCGACGGGCGTCGTCCACCcgtggcacccggcgaggcccaCAGCGCCTCCGCTGCCTGATGCGACAGATTTTCTGCGGCTCACGGAGCCGCCCGACGTGAGCCTCGTCGTGGGTCCCGAGACCGGAGGGACCCGGACCATCCGAGTGCACGCTGCGGCGCTCAGACAGAGCATCGTGCTCCAAGACTTGCTCGGCCGGTGCAACGATGCGGACTCTGGGCGACCGACCAGGACGCTGCGTGTCGTCTGGGCAGACCCTGACGCTTTCGAGAAGATGATACC CTTCCTGTACGGGCGGGACGTGTGTCTCGAAGACGTGTCCACGGCACTTGACGTGATGCGTGTCGCCCACGCTTTCGCCGTCGCCGGGCTCCTCTCCGAGTGTCTGTGCTACGTGGGTGACCACGTGGACAGGGAGACGGCGCTGTCGGCGCTCACGCGGCTCTGCGAGGTCTCCGGCGGTGGCCCTGCCTTGGACCTGCAACAGAACCTGCTGAACGAGACGCGCGCCCGCTGCCTGGACGTGGTGGACCGCAACGCCGAGCGGCTGCTGGCTGACGCCGCCTTCGAGTGCTTGCCCCGCACCGTCTTTGCCCTCGTGCTGGGCAGGGACTCCCTGTGGCTCAG GTCCGAAGTTTCGGCGGCCAAGGGTGCTGACCGTTGGGCGGCCGCCGAATGCCGACGCCGAGGCGACGCTGCAGAACCTGCACAAAAGCGGCGAGCGCTGGGCGACGCTGCCTACCTGGTTCGTCACTTCTTGCTCGACCGCGACCAGTTCCGACGCGCGGCCCCGGCAATGCTGGACGACAGCGAGGCAGCGCTCGTGCTCGAATTCATGGACGGCCGCATCGGAGAGGACCGACTGACGCCGGCACTCAGGACCAACCTGGCGCTGAGGCAGCGCCCTTCGCTGCCACCTTTGCCGTTGGCTGCACCCGACAGTGAACAGAGCACCACTCCGGCCACCGGGCAAGTGCGATCTCAGACGCTGGCCAGGAGCCGAAAGTCCACGTCGGCCAAAGTGCGCAAGTGCGCCGCGGATGTGTTCTGGACATTCGTGTCTATTCTAGACTAA